In Candidatus Acidiferrales bacterium, the genomic stretch TATGCCCGATGTTACTTTGTTGTCTGTAAAATCATAACTCCTTCCTGTTGTGCTAGTGCCGAGACCTTTCAGACTGTCATCGCCTGCATAACTCGCAACGAGCGTGAACAACGTCGTGCCTGAATCCGCCCGGAGAATGTTGAAGCCGGCATTTTCAGTTTCCGATTGCGTCTTCCATGAAAGCCTGACCGAGCCGACGGCAGCAGTCGCCATGAAACCTGTCGCCTGCACTGCGAGCGTAACATCCGAGCCGGTGGTAAACGAATACGTGCTTGTGTATGCGCTCAAGCCGCCGCTGTTGAACGACTGCACACGCCAGTAATATGTCGCGTTTGGATTCAAGACCAGGGTGAACGAAGTATCGTCGGTGCCGCTGACCGAGTCATCGACCATGATCGCCGTGAAATTTGAATTTTGTGAAATCTGCCAGTGATAGCCTGAAGCCCCATCAGCTGGATTGATCTTCAATGTGGAGACTGTTGACTGATTCGTCGCGCCATCGGCAGGAGAGACGAGCGCGGGCGAAGATGGCACAGCTATGGTCGTGAACGAATCCGGGCCCGCGTATTCGCCTGCACCTCCAGAATCATCGAATGCCTGTACCCGCCAGTAATACTTTGTCCCGCTCGAAAGCATGACGATCTGTGTGGTATCGCCTAACCCGCTTATTGAGTCGTCGACCACAATCGCTGAGAACGCGAGGTCTGTCGACACCTGCCAGTGATATCCCGATGCTGCCGCCGCTTTATTTACCTTCAAACTGAGGGTTGTCGGCTGATCCGTTGCGTTGTTCGCCGGTGATGCGAGGGTTGGCATAGGCGGTGCTGGACTCCAGACGCTTATGTCGTCGATGTACCAGCCTGGAAATTCCACGACCGCATCCGACTGCAAAACAAATGCTATTCTAACAGTGTGTCCTGCATAAGATTTTAGAGACAAATCTCTCTCTGTCCACGATGAACCAACACTTCCGGTTTGATCGTCGATCACCGACCAGCTGCTTCCATTGTCGGTCGATACGATCACATTTGCAAAATCAAAGTCCGCCTCCACATAACCGTACTGGAAAAACGTCAGCCATAGGTTACCGTTCGTGGATACGGTCGGAACAGCTATCGGCGGCAGATACAGGGTATCTGAAGCATTAGGTTCATAAAAGCCAGTTGAATTATAATTTGTGCCGGCGCAATTTGAACCCGAATAAGCTGAAGGTGGTCCACTGGTTGGAGCACCGATATGCCAGCTGCCTGTCGTTGTAATCCCGCTGACTGTGCCATCAAAGTTCTGGAAATAGATGTTGGTAGTGGAGACCTTTTTCGGATTCGATGAAATTAGTCCATAGCGAAACGTCTTTGCACTCATACTACTTGAAAGAGGCTTACTGTAAAGGGGACTCCCTTTCTGCAGCTCTACCTGAGTGTTTTGAGCAAACACAACCGACGTAATCAACGCTATCTGAAGCATTGATAAAAATAGTTTCGAGATTTTCATTCGATAATAGTTTCTCCTTTTGGTTTAGTTAAGATTCGCTGCGTTGCTCGCCGGTGATGCAAGAGTCGGTGGTAATGGATACAGCAGCGTGGCGCCGGGGTTTGCCAACGCAGGGGAGGGACGGATCATCCGATGTCCCACTACCCGACGGCGCAAGGGCTGTTTGTTCTAGGACGGATTCCTCCGTTATGCAGGACTTGAACTCCCGCCCGATATGATGGCCTTCTCTGTCTTACTTCACCAGCATCAGTTTTCCCGTAATGCGGGATTTCGTCCCGCAAAAAGCAGGACTCAACTTTATCGCCTGCCCAATTCGAGTACTTCGCCGGACATGCATGCAAACGCTAACATTATTTCAATAGCATTAGTTTCTTTATCGCCTCGAACTTCTGTCCGTCATTGCCCGTCGCACTGATCCGGTAGAGGTAAACTCCGCTCGCGAACCTGTCCATGTTAACGATTTCATTGAACCTTCCTGCACTCATCGTTCCATGGTTCTCTTCCATCACTCTCTCGCCGAGCACATTGTAGATATCCAGGGCCACCGTCGATTGCTCCTTCAAGTCAAAACGTATCGTGGTCGATGGATTGAATGGATTCGGATAGTTCTGATAGAGTGCATATTCTCTGGGAACCCCGACCGTCGCCTGTAAGGAATTCAGATCCCGCGTGGTTCCGTCAGTGGATACACTCTGGATTTTGTAGGTGTATGTCTCTCCGGAAGTCACCTTGTTATCCGTGAAAGCATACGACCTTCCTGTGCTGCTTGTACCGAGTCCTCGCAGCCCGTCGTTGGTTCCATAGTTCGAGACAAGTCCAAACGATGTTGTTCCCGGATCCTTACGGAGCACGTTGAACCCGGCGTTATTGATCTCCGATTGTGTCTTCCATGAGAGTGTCACTGATCCTATATCCGTTGTTGCCAGGAAATCGGTCACCTGGACCGGCAGAGACGCGTCCTCCGGATTCGTCACGGCGGCAAAATGCGGGCTGAAGCTTCCGAGGACTCCCGTTTCAGACCTCCCACCGACATAAACAAGCCGGTATTGCGGGGAAATGCCAATTGCGAAGACGGGTCCATCGACGTTCAAGTTCCAGCTGGCTTCTGGTAGCCCGGTAACCTTGTCAACTGTGCCGGCATAGTTGAAGGTTTGGCCATCTATTTGGGTGAACCATCCTCCCAAGTATACCATTGAACCGGTTACGGCAATCGACTGAGGATAAGCATCGAGATGTGGATTCCAGGAAAGGAGGGTGCCGGTCGATGATGTGTCGATTGCCGCTATAGAAGAGTCCTGTTGACCGTTAACACTGTAGAACCCGCCGCCAACATAAATGGTCGACCCATCGAGTGTAAGTGCCTGGACACTGAAGTTGTCATCGTTATATGGTGGATCAGCTAAGACAGGATTCCACGAAGTGGCGTTACCTGCAATCGTATCGACCGCCGCCAGGTGAGTCCTTGTGGAGTCTCCGACGTTAACAAATTCCCCCCCGAAATAAATTTTCCCGCCGCCGGCATCCATGGCGGCAATCGATGGCTGTGGGCTGCCATATGCATCCGGATTCCATGATGTAATCTCGCCAGTCGATAGATCAAAAGAAGCAAGATTGTTCCTTGTAGAATCTCCGGAACCTTCAAATTGCCCACCGACATAGAGGTTATTACCATATATTTTGAGTGCAAATACATCCGGGGATCCTGAGTAAAACGACCATGGGGGTGCGACAAGAGCTGCGTCGAACGGCAGGACGCTTCCCGTGTTTATGCTGAACGCAGCAAGTGCATTTCTCGACTCCCCGCCGGCGCTTTGAAACACACCCCCGGCGTAAAGCGTCGTATCGTGAAGCGCAATGGTGATCAGCTGATCATTGGCGCCGTCAAGGCCGACGCTGAAGTCTGTCAATTGACCTGTGCTCTCGACAAATGAGGCTACACAATTTCTGACCTTGCCGTTGAAGCTATAGCTCGCGCTGGCATATACACTTCCGTTGCTGTAAACTATTCCATGAACGTCTTCGTCGGCATTGGGTGACCAAGATAGAAGATTTCCGTTCGTATCCGAAGCCGCGATATAACCTCTCGATTCACCGCCGATCGAAGTAAAACCTCCGCCGAAGAATATTTCGTTCCCGTGCACGTCGAACGAAGTTACCTCATCTGCCGAGTCAACACCGGCGTTCCAGCTTGTGATGGCTGCCGTCGCCGTATCGAGAGCGGCAAATCCATATTGAGTGGTGCTGCCGAAACCCGCGAATTCTCCCGCAACGCATAATTTGCCGCCTATTATTTTGACTTGATTTATCCAGCCGTAATCTGAATTGACCAGGAGTACTTGCGGATTCCAGCCCGCATCCTGGTTACCGTAAGTTGTATCGATTTTATATATCAACGGGAATTCAGAGCTGGTATTCAGGCCTCCGGCATATATTGAACCGTTTGCCGCGTCGAAGGATGCAAAGTAGTTAAGCAGGTCAGAGTCGGTGGGGTTTGGATTCCAGGCGGTTACTGATCCGGAGGCAGCATCTAACGCGGCAACGCCGTATCTTGTGGAGTCACCGACTGTGGTGAAGTAGCCGGCGAAATATACTTTCCCGCCGTAGACAAGTACTATATTAACACCATTGTTGGACCAGCCGCCGATGGATGGAGGCGTCCATGATGACACGATGTTTCCTGTTGAAGTATCGATCTCTGCGATGCACTGCCGGGAGCCGCCGCCGATGTTTGAAAAAAATCCGCCGACAATCAGATCGGGGCCGTTGAACGCGATGGCTTCCACTTCATCATCAGGATCTGGGTTAAACGTTTCCACAACCGTGCCATCCGACCGAATGTGCGCCATATTATTCACGGCAGTATTTCCGATATGGTCGAAGAAGCCGCCGACGAAGAATCCTCCGCTGCCGTCTGGAACG encodes the following:
- a CDS encoding choice-of-anchor J domain-containing protein, whose protein sequence is MKISKLFLSMLQIALITSVVFAQNTQVELQKGSPLYSKPLSSSMSAKTFRYGLISSNPKKVSTTNIYFQNFDGTVSGITTTGSWHIGAPTSGPPSAYSGSNCAGTNYNSTGFYEPNASDTLYLPPIAVPTVSTNGNLWLTFFQYGYVEADFDFANVIVSTDNGSSWSVIDDQTGSVGSSWTERDLSLKSYAGHTVRIAFVLQSDAVVEFPGWYIDDISVWSPAPPMPTLASPANNATDQPTTLSLKVNKAAAASGYHWQVSTDLAFSAIVVDDSISGLGDTTQIVMLSSGTKYYWRVQAFDDSGGAGEYAGPDSFTTIAVPSSPALVSPADGATNQSTVSTLKINPADGASGYHWQISQNSNFTAIMVDDSVSGTDDTSFTLVLNPNATYYWRVQSFNSGGLSAYTSTYSFTTGSDVTLAVQATGFMATAAVGSVRLSWKTQSETENAGFNILRADSGTTLFTLVASYAGDDSLKGLGTSTTGRSYDFTDNKVTSGITYEYKVQTVSTYGVKQDLTTLFIKVDVPRNYALYQNFPNPFNPSTTIRFDLKQASSVTFEIYNTLGQRVFANDYGTISAGRYEKVVDMDKYASGVYFYRIAAVGNDGQKFVSTKKLVLMK
- a CDS encoding T9SS type A sorting domain-containing protein — encoded protein: MQKTLQYRSRFMAFALGAILLTYVWLGATAILAGTRNLHPNIPHRLLQMIEQWRIKNPRLVDFLARRYGISMAQVESNLNSHAHGRISDLGSNGSLLSASLRGNPGLNYTHPRTPSQSLNTNFWIPNNTVNSVLVDDAHDRVYIGGDFTYLGPYTGPLGKLDATTGIHDPSIPVITSGGSPGSIDALVPDGSGGFFVGGFFDHIGNTAVNNMAHIRSDGTVVETFNPDPDDEVEAIAFNGPDLIVGGFFSNIGGGSRQCIAEIDTSTGNIVSSWTPPSIGGWSNNGVNIVLVYGGKVYFAGYFTTVGDSTRYGVAALDAASGSVTAWNPNPTDSDLLNYFASFDAANGSIYAGGLNTSSEFPLIYKIDTTYGNQDAGWNPQVLLVNSDYGWINQVKIIGGKLCVAGEFAGFGSTTQYGFAALDTATAAITSWNAGVDSADEVTSFDVHGNEIFFGGGFTSIGGESRGYIAASDTNGNLLSWSPNADEDVHGIVYSNGSVYASASYSFNGKVRNCVASFVESTGQLTDFSVGLDGANDQLITIALHDTTLYAGGVFQSAGGESRNALAAFSINTGSVLPFDAALVAPPWSFYSGSPDVFALKIYGNNLYVGGQFEGSGDSTRNNLASFDLSTGEITSWNPDAYGSPQPSIAAMDAGGGKIYFGGEFVNVGDSTRTHLAAVDTIAGNATSWNPVLADPPYNDDNFSVQALTLDGSTIYVGGGFYSVNGQQDSSIAAIDTSSTGTLLSWNPHLDAYPQSIAVTGSMVYLGGWFTQIDGQTFNYAGTVDKVTGLPEASWNLNVDGPVFAIGISPQYRLVYVGGRSETGVLGSFSPHFAAVTNPEDASLPVQVTDFLATTDIGSVTLSWKTQSEINNAGFNVLRKDPGTTSFGLVSNYGTNDGLRGLGTSSTGRSYAFTDNKVTSGETYTYKIQSVSTDGTTRDLNSLQATVGVPREYALYQNYPNPFNPSTTIRFDLKEQSTVALDIYNVLGERVMEENHGTMSAGRFNEIVNMDRFASGVYLYRISATGNDGQKFEAIKKLMLLK